A section of the Alligator mississippiensis isolate rAllMis1 chromosome 8, rAllMis1, whole genome shotgun sequence genome encodes:
- the LOC102573806 gene encoding histone deacetylase 8 isoform X14, which translates to MAAAVAYVHSAQYVVLCDSLCKVPKRASMVHALIEAYSLLDHMQIVKPKVASMEEMASFHTDAYLQHLQKVSEEGDDDHPESVEYGLGYDCPATEGIFDYAAAVGGATITAAQCLMDGKCKVAINWPGGWHHAKK; encoded by the exons ATGGCGGCGGCGGTGGCCTACGTGCACAGCGCCCAGTACGTGGTGCTCTGCGACTCGCTCTGCAAAGTGCCCAAGCGG GCCAGCATGGTGCACGCCCTCATCGAGGCCTACTCCCTGCTGGACCACATGCA GATAGTCAAGCCAAAGGTGGCTTCCATGGAGGAGATGGCGAGCTTTCACACTGATGCCTATCTGCAGCACCTACAAAAAGTTAGTGAGGAAGGGGATGATGATCACCCAGAATCTGTGGAGTATGGACTTG GTTATGACTGTCCAGCCACTGAAGGAATCTTTGACTATGCAGCAGCTGTTGGAGGAGCCACCATTACAGCAGCCCAATGTCTGATGGACGGCAAGTGCAAGGTAGCGATTAACTGGCCTGGAGGGTGGCATCATGCAAAGAAGTAA